A window of the Emys orbicularis isolate rEmyOrb1 chromosome 1, rEmyOrb1.hap1, whole genome shotgun sequence genome harbors these coding sequences:
- the LOC135895338 gene encoding ecto-ADP-ribosyltransferase 5-like, protein MLRPLLIPLTYFCLQTWLGIPQAKCEVQLNMMKDAFDDQYIGCAEEMHGIAHKLIQPEMSPFSPLWENATEKWNRVKTTITRPSNFEDEYGIALVAYTDPTKYTKYNKIFSTIFNDAVSGTNRSRAAYMASFQFKAFHYYLTRALQLLWKETGEKCGVMYKTTVYRGVNTTSKYTGQASIRFGYFASSSINRKVAESFGKATFFTIHTCFGVKIQDMSYNRSQEEVLIPPYEIFNVVKIQGNNVTLQSIKQNCSNFNCAYLGGKKTQTCVYNSATRGGPAFPSVLSPSLFGGSVILIHIAALKLFAGF, encoded by the exons ATGCTGCGGCCTCTGCTGATCCCCTTGACATACTTCTGTCTTCAGACCTGGCTGGGAATCCCTCAG GCAAAATGTGAGGTGCAGCTGAACATGATGAAAGATGCTTTCGATGACCAATATATAGGATGTGCTGAAGAAATGCATGGAATTGCACATAAATTGATACAGCCGGAAATGTCTCCATTTAGCCCGCTGTGGGAAAACGCAACAGAAAAATGGAATCGTGTGAAAACAACAATTACTCGTCCCAGCAACTTTGAGGATGAGTACGGAATAGCCCTAGTAGCCTATACTGACCCCACCAAATACACCAAATACAACAAAATTTTTTCAACTATATTTAATGATGCAGTGAGTGGGACTAACAGATCTCGAGCTGCTTACATGGCCAGTTTCCAGTTCAAAGCCTTTCATTATTATTTGACAAGAGCTTTGCAGCTCTTATGGAAGGAGACAGGAGAAAAGTGTGGTGTGATGTATAAAACGACGGTGTACCGGGGAGTTAATACTACTTCTAAGTACACGGGACAGGCTTCCATCAGGTTTGGATACTTTGCCTCTTCATCTATTAATAGAAAAGTGGCTGAAAGTTTTGGCAAGGCCACGTTCTTCACCATCCACACATGCTTTGGCGTGAAGATCCAGGACATGTCATATAATCGTTCCCAAGAAGAAGTGTTAATCCCACCTTATGAGATATTCAATGTGGTCAAAATACAAGGGAATAACGTCACCCTCCAGAGCATAAAGCAGAACTGCAGTAATTTTAACTGCGCGTACCTGGGCG GAAAGAAGACCCAAACATGTGTTTACAACTCTG CTACCAGAGGCGGCCCGGCCTTTCCCAGTGTTCTGAGCCCTTCACTATTTGGAGGATCCGTCATCCTGATCCACATTGCTGCTCTGAAGCTGTTTGCTGGTTTCTAA